Below is a genomic region from Euzebya sp..
CGCCACGTACCCCGCCCGGGGGCAGAGCGTCGCGGGCCCTGCCGTGCGGATGACGCTGCGGGACGACCTGTACCTCGCTCTTCGGGGCATGACCTCGGACGAGGTCGCCCTCGACGTCTACCGGCATCCGTTCATGTGGGTGCTGTGGCTCGGTGGGGGCATCACCGTCCTCGGAGGTGTGTGGGCGCTCCAGGGCAGAGCCGCGAGGCGCCGAGGGTCACCGATCAGGCAACATCCCGCGACGGTGATGCAGGATGCGTAACTCCACGTCGAGGAGGTACGCAACCGCGCTGACCGCCGTGTTGCTCACCGGGATCATCGTCACCGGTCTCCTTCGCGGTTCTGCGGAGTCCCGCGATCGGGCATGGGACCTGGCTGGGCAACTCCGGTGCCCGGTGTGCCAGGCAGAGTCGGTCGCCGCCTCCTCCTCCGACACCGCCATCGCCATCCGCGACCAGATCGACCAGTTCATAGCCGAGGGACGCAGCGACACCGAGATCTTCGACCACTACATGGAACGCTACGGAGAGTGGGTGCTGCTGGACCCGCCGGTCTCCGGAAACACCCTCGTGCTGTGGCTCGCCCCCATGGTGTTCCTCCTGCTGGGTGCCGGGCTGGTCGTCGTCCAGCGGCAGCGGCGCAGTCGAGGTTCGCGAGCGCCCTCGGTGATGACCGCCCCGACGGCGGATGCAGACCATGGCGGCGAGGAACGCTCGTGAGCGCCGCCGGCCGATCCGCAGATCCCGGCTTGGACCCCCACTTCGAGGCTGCCCTGCGGGACCTCGCAGAGACACGTCGACAACTCGAGGCGGGGGAGATCGACCACCGCACCGCCGAGGAGTTGTCCCGCCGCTTCGAACTCGATGCGGCCAAGGCGATCGGTG
It encodes:
- a CDS encoding cytochrome c-type biogenesis protein CcmH, which translates into the protein MRNSTSRRYATALTAVLLTGIIVTGLLRGSAESRDRAWDLAGQLRCPVCQAESVAASSSDTAIAIRDQIDQFIAEGRSDTEIFDHYMERYGEWVLLDPPVSGNTLVLWLAPMVFLLLGAGLVVVQRQRRSRGSRAPSVMTAPTADADHGGEERS